The Deltaproteobacteria bacterium RBG_16_64_85 genomic interval CCCGGCGCCTCCGTTCTTTACGCCGACGCCGATGTTGCGGTGCTCTCCAAGCCCGCTGACGTGCACACCGAGCCGCAGCGTCCGATGGAGATGGGGACCCTTGCGGGAGTTCTCCGGTTCCTCTATCCGATCGTGGCAGAAATCTCGAAGGAGCCGGGCCTCACGCTCCTTACCCGTCTCGACTACGCTACGAGCGGTGCGGTGCCGGCGGCGCTTTCCCCGGAGGCGTTCAAGTTCCTCGCAAGGGAGAGGGAAAAGGGGCGGATCGTAAAAACGTATGCCTGCCTCGTGAAGGGACGGCTGGAAAAGGAGATGTCGCTGTCCTACCTGCTGGAGACTGCAGGAGGGGAGAAGGTCAGGGTCCGGAGAGAACGGAACGAGGAAGACCCTCACTACTGGACCGCCGTCCTGCCGGTCCGTCCGGCGGGTGAATGTACCTTCGTTCGGGCGGTCATTTCCAAGGGGAAGCGCCACCAGATACGTGCGCACCTGGCGGCAGCGGGTTTTCCGATCGTGGGGGACAGGCGCTACGGCGCGGTTCCCCCGGAGGGGCCGGGGAAATGCCGGCTGATGCTGCACGCGGAGGAAGTCCGGTTCGCCCGCCCGGCGACGAAAGAGCTTCTCCGGGTGGTTGCGCCCTTGCCGGTGGAATTCGAGGCTATTTGAGGAGTTCGAGGCGGGATTCGAGATCCTGCAGCATCTGCCGGTCCTCGGGAAGTTCCGCCTGGTATTTCCTGACCAGCTCCAGGTCTCCCGGGTCGATGACGCGCCTGCGGTCCGGATTCAGGGCCAGGTTCTGCCGGTCCTCGACGAACCGGATCAGCTTTTCCTTGGCTGCGATCTTGGCTTTCAACTGCTCCGCCTGGGAGGCCAGTGCTTCCTTCCCCATTGCCGCCTCGGCGGCTTCGTCTTTCGGGGACGGCGCGGGAGCAGGAGGGGGCGGAACGGAAGGGAGCGGTTCCGCCGTGCGGGGAGCCTCGCGGATCACCATCGTTGCCTTGCCTCGGGACCCGGAGGGAATATTCGAGAGATCGTCGGTGAAATGGATCGCGCCCGTCTCGTCTTCCCACTTGTAGATGTCGGCCCGGGAGTCGGCGGCGATCAGCATCAGAAGGGCCATGGCGACGATCGCGCAGCGTCTCATTTGTAATGAACCTCCGTACCGACGCATCCATACCTGATCTGATAATACAATAGGCGATCCGGTGAAATCCACCGGAGGGGCGGGTGCGCCGGCAGGATCGAAAATGATTTTTGGTTCGGATTCCTGTTAGGGACCTAACCCGATGATAAATAAGGTTCGGTCTCCAATGCGAAAATTCCAAACAATGGTTTGCAAATGAGCGGGGGATTGCCTATAGTGCTTTCTGATCATCTCGAGGGAAACCCATTGCCATTGCTTAGGATCGACGAAATCCATCTGTCGTTCGGCGGCGTCAAAGCCATCAATGGCTTCTCTACCGGCGTCGAGAAGGGAAAGATCCACGCTATCATAGGTCCCAACGGTGCGGGCAAGACGTCGATCTTCAACTGCATCTCCTGCGTCTACAAGCCGCAGCAAGGGGCGATCTACTTCGAGGGCAGCAAGATCACCGGGATGCACCCGGACCGGATCGCCCGGCTCGGCATCGCCCGGACGTTCCAGAACATCGCGCTCTTCCATCACATGACGGTGCTCGACAACCTGATGCTCGGCCGGCACCTGTTCCTGAAGCGTGGCTTCTTCGCCGGCGGGATCTACCTGGGACCGGCACGGACCGAGGAGATCGAAAACCGCAAGGCGGTCGAGGACATCGTCGATTTCCTGGAGATCGAGAACATCCGCAAGAAGCCGGTCGGGACGCTGGCCTACGGGCTGCGCAAGCGCGTGGAGCTCGCCCGCGCCCTCTCCCTCAAGCCGAAGCTCCTCCTGCTCGACGAGCCGATGGCCGGAATGAACCTGGAGGAGAAGGAAGACATGGCGCGGTTCATCCTCGACATCAACGAGGAGTGGGGCGTGACGATCCTCCTGATCGAGCACGACCTCGGGGTGGTGATGGACATCAGCCAACGCGTGAGCGTACTGGACTTCGGCGTGAAGATCTCCGAAGGAGTGCCGGCCGAGGTGGCGAAGGACCCCCACGTGATCCGCGCCTACATCGGCGAGGAAGACGACTTCCTCCGGAAACTGGAGGAGCGGTGACCGCGATGAAGGAGGTCCTGGCCCGGTTCGACACCTTTCCCAAGCTCCTGGCCCACAACGCGGAGCGTTTCGGGAACCGCAAGGTAGCCATGCGCGAGAAAGAGTTCGGAATCTGGCAGGAGTTCACCTGGAAGGAATACCACGACCACGTCAAATACTTCTCGCTGGGGCTGGTGTCGCTTGGGCTCGCTCCCGGCGACAAGGTCGCCATCATCGGGGACAACCGGCCGGAGTGGGTCTGGGCGGAGGTGGCGGCGCAGGCGGCAGGCGCCGTCCCGCTGGGGCTTTACCAGGACTCCACCCTGAAGGAGGTCGGCTACGTCATCGACCACTCCGACTCCACGTTCGTGGTGGCCGAAGACCAGGAGCAGGTGGACAAGATCCTCGACATGAAGGAGCAGCTCCCCAAGGTACGATACATCGTTTATACCGACCCTCGCGGGATGCGCAGCTACAAGGAGCCGTTTCTCCTCGACTTCAAGGAGGTGGAGAACTTCGGCCGGGAGCTCGAGCAGAGGGAGCCGGAGCTCTATGAAAAGAAGGTCGCGGCGTCGAAGCTCGAGGACCTCGCCCTCATCTGCTACACCTCCGGGACGACCGGCTTCCCGAAGGGGGCGATGCTTTCTTTCCGGAACCTCCTCACGATGGCGGCGAACCTGATGGAGGTCGACCCCAAGGGGGAAAAGGATGAGTTCGTCTCCTTCCTCCCGCTGGCCTGGATCGGGGAGCAGATGATGTGCCTCTCCAGCGCTCTCCTGACCGGGTTCACCGTGAACTTCCCGGAGAAGCCCGAAACCGTGCAGGAGAACATCCGCGAGGTCGGCCCCACCATCATGTTCTCCCCGCCCCGGATCTGGGAAAACATGACCTCCACGGTCCAGGTGAAAGTCATGGACGCCTCCCGGCTGAAGCGGGCGATGTACAACTGGGCGGTCCCCGTGGGATACGAGTACGCCGACACGATCTTCCGGAAGCGGACCCCCTCGTTCGGGCTGCTCCTGCGGCACCGGCTGGCCTATTACCTCGTGTTCCGGGCGCTGAAGGACCGGCTCGGCCTGCTGCGGATCCGGACCGCATCGACCGGCGGCGCGGCGCTGGGGCCCGACGTCTTCAAGTTCTTCAACGCGATGGGGGTCAACCTCAAGCAGATCTACGGGCAGACGGAGATCTCCGGCATTTCCTGCATCCACCGGGAGGGGGACATCAACTTCGACTCCGTGGGCAAGCCGATCCCCGAGACCGAGGTCACCCTCTCCGAGACGGGGGAGATCCTCTCCCGCAGCCCGTCGGTGTTCCTGGGCTACTATAAGAACCCGGAGGAGACGGAGAAGACGCTTGCGGGCGGCTGGCTGCACTCGGGCGACGCCGGCTACTTCACGGAAGACGGGCACCTGATCGTCATCGACCGCGTCAAGGACGTGATGCACCTGAACGACGGCACCCGGTTCTCCCCCCAGTTCATCGAGAACAAGCTGAAATTCTCACCCTACATCAAGGAGTGCGTCTGCCTGGGGAACGAGCGGGACTTCATCGCCTCGATGATCTGCATCGACTACCCCAATGTCGGAAAGTGGGCGGAGAACCGGAGGATCAACTACACGACCTACACGGATCTTGCGGGGAAGCCCGAAGTCGTCGACCTGATCGCGAAAGAGATAGCCAAGGTCAACGAGACGCTTCCGGCGACGACGAGGATCCGGAAATTTCTTCTCCTGTACAAGGAGCTGGATGCCGACGACGACGAACTGACGCGCACGCGGAAAGTGCGGCGGGCCTTCGTCGGGGATCGGTACAAGCACGTGATCGAGGAGATGTACGCCGGACAGACGGCGATCCCGATCGACGCCGTGATCAAGTACCAGGACGGCAAGACGTCGAACATCAAGACGACGCTCGTCGTCAAGGACATGTAGGGGGCGACGATGACAATGCAATACCTGCTGCAGCTCGTCATCAGCGGCCTGGTCATCGGCAGCATCTACTCGGCGGTAGCGCTGGGGTTCACCATCATCTACAAGTCGACGCGCGTCGTGAACTTCGCGCAGGGCGAGCTGCTGATGGTGGGAGCCTACGTCTGCTTCGCCTTCGTCGTGCAGATGGGAGTGCCGTTCTGGGCGGCCCTCCTGCTGACGGTCCTGTTCGGGATGGTCCTGGCCCTCTTCGTGGAACGGTTGATCCTTCGGCCGATGATCGGGGAGCCGATCATTTCCATCATCATGGTCACCATCGGGCTCGCGCTGGTGTTCCGTTCGATCGTCTCGGCAGTCTGGGGAACCGAGATCCTTGTCTACGAGCCGAAGCTGTTTCCCCAGGAGATGCTGACGATCGCGGGGCTCCCCGTCTCCCTCGAGTTCGTGTGGTGCTTCGTCCTGTCGCTGTTCCTCCTGGCGGTGTTCTCCGTGTTCTTCAAATATTCCAAGGCGGGCGTCGCGATGCGGGCCACCGCCTTCAGCCAGCAGGTCGCGCAGTCGATGGGGATCTCGGTCAAGCAGATATTCGCCCTCTCCTGGATCATCTCCGCGGTCGTCTCCGGGATCGGAGGGGTGCTCATCGGGAACATCAACGGGATCAACAGCTCCCTCTACCACTTCGGGCTCAAGGTCTTCCCCGCGACGATCCTCGGCGGGCTGGACTCCATCCTGGGCGCCGCCCTGGGAGGGCTGATCGTCGGTGTCCTGGAAAACCTGTCCGACGGGTTCTGCAAAGCATATTTCGATTTGAGCGGAGTCAAGGAGGTCGCGCCGTACGTCTTTCTGGTCATCATCCTCATGATCAAGCCTTACGGGCTGTTCGGGACGAAGGAAATCGAGCGCGTCTGAAGATGCCGGCGCGACGGTAAGGAAAGGAACGGATGCATTACTGCGGCGACTATCGAACTTCCTATGTGAAGGACGTCGAGATATTCCAGACGCCGTTTGTCAGGGTTTGCATGGCGCTGTTTCTCGTGTTCCTGCTGGTGCTTCCGTTCCTGCTGAAGGGGGAATACCAGTGGATCCTCCTTCAGATCCTGATCGCCTCGATCGGCGCCGTCGGCATCAACATTTTGACTGGTTTCACCGGCCAGATCTCCCTGGGCCAGGGGGCGTTCCTCGGCGTGGGCGCCTATACCTCGGCCTACATCACGGCGAAAATGGGGCTGTCGTTCTGGGTCGGGGTCCCCGCGGCCGGCATCGTAACCGCCCTGTGCGGGATGGTGTTCGGCATCCCGTCGCTGCGGCTCAAGGGCCTGTATCTTGCCATCGCGACACTTGCCTCGCAGTTCATCCTGGAATGGATCTTCGTCCGGTGGGAGCCGGTGACGGGTGGAAGCTACGGCATCACGATCCCCCGTCCCACCCTCGCCGGTTTCACGTTCGCCTCCGACCGTTCGTACTACTTCCTCGTCCTCGTCATCGCCGTCGCGATGATCCTTTTTGCGTCCAATCTCATGCGGACCAAGACGGGGAGGGCCTTCATGGCCGTCCGGGACCATTACATCTCGGCGGAGATCATGGGGATCAGCCTGTACAAGTACCGGCTCCTCTCCTTCGGCATCTCCTCGTTCTATGCAGGGGTGGCGGGGGCCCTCTACGGACATTCGCTGAAGTTCGTGACCTCGGAGCAGTTCAACATCGAGGTTTCAGTGGTCTATCTCGCCATGATCATCATCGGGGGGCTGGGGAGCGTTCTCGGCTCCATCTACGGCGCGATTTTCATGATCCTGCTGCCGAAGGTCCTCTCGGCGCTCACGGAGGTGGTGCAGGCCGATCTGCCGAGCATCGCACGGCTCGCCATCGCCTTCGAGCACGGGATTTTCGGCCTGATCATCGTCCTGTTCCTGATCTTCGAGCCCGACGGGCTGGCCCACCGCTGGAAGATGGTCAAGGCCTATTGGAAGCTTTATCCGTTCTCGTACTGAAGGGTTGTAGTTGTGCTGGCTGCGACAGCGAACGACGGGAAAATCGTGATGAAAGGAGGTGGGATGGCGGGGAAGGGGAGATCGGAGGGCATGGGAAACGGACCAATAACGATGGAAAAACAATTCTCAAGGAGGAAAGAATGGGGAAGAACGTGATCCGGGTTGCCGCCCTTGCGGCGTGCGCACTGTTCCTAATGGCGGGCGGAACCCTCGCCGCCGACATCAAGGTCGGGCATCTGGCCGACCTTACGGGCCCGACGTCGTCGGTCGGGAACCCCTATGCCAAGGCTGTTCAGGACTACAAGGAGTACATCAACTCGAAGGGCGGGATCAACGGCAAGAAGATCGACATGCCGATGTACGACTACGCCTACGACAAGAACAAGGCGATCAACCAGTACAAGAAATACCTGGAAGAGAAGGTCGTGGCGGTCCAGGGATGGGGATCGGGGGACACCGAGGCGCTTACCGGGTTTCTGGCCCAGGACAAGATCCCCTACCTCTCCGCGTCCTACTCGGCGCACTTGACCGACATCAACAAGGCGCCCTACAACTTCTTCATCGCCGCAGACTACACGACCCAGCTCAGGGCGGGCCTGAAGTACATCAAGGACAACTGGAAGGAGAAGAGGGCCCCGAAGGTGGCCTTCATCTACCCGAACGTCCCGTACGGAATTGCGCCCATCAAAGGGGGAAAGGAGTACGCAAAGGAGCTCGGGTTCGAGATCGTGGGGGACGAGAACGTGGATCTCAAGGCGATCGAAGCGAACTCGCAGATGCTGTCGCTCAAGAGCAAGAACGCCGATTTCGCGTGGATCGGCGGGACGACGCCCTCCACGGCCGTCGTCCTCAAGGACGCGAAGAAACTGGGACTCAAGACTAAATTCTTCGTGAACCTGTGGGGGAACGACGAGGACCTCGTCAAGATGGCGGGTGACGCGGCCGATGGCTTGATGGGCCTCCAGGCCGCCTCGATCTACGGAGAGAACGTCCCCGGCATGAAGCTGATCAAGGAGATCACCAAGGGGCAGCACCAGAACACCCACTATATTCGCGGCTGGGTGTCCATGATGGTGTTGTGCGAGGCACTGAAGATCGCGGACAAGAAGGGGGAGCTGAACGGTCCCGGTGTCAAGGCGGCCCTCGAGACGATCAAGGATTACGACACGGGCGGGCTGACCTCCAAGATCACCTTTACCCCGGCCGATCACCGGCCGAACATGTCGGCGAAGATCTACGAATACGAGAAAGGCAAGATGATCCTGAAAAAGACGATCGAGCTCGAGCGCAAGAAGGAGTGGCTCGGTCTGTAAGGCGGGCGGGAGCGGGCGGGGGGGTGAAGATCCCCTCGCCCTTTTCGCAAATTCAACCGAAGGCGGGAACGCATGCTCCAGGTGAACAACATCGAGGTGATCTACTCGGACGTCATCCTCGTGCTGAAGGGGCTGTCCCTCGTCGTTCCCAAGGGGCAGATCGTGGCGTTGCTCGGGGCCAACGGGGCGGGGAAGAGCACCACGCTCAAGGCGATCTCGGGACTCCTCAAGTCCGAGGAAGGCGAAGTGACCGACGGCGAGATCCTCTTCGAAGGGGAGAAGATCAATGGCCGGGACCCCGAGGAGATCGTCCGGCGGGGAGTCTTCCAGGTGATGGAGGGCCGGCGGGTGTTCGAGGACCTGAGCGTGGGGGAGAACCTCCGTTGTGGGGCGCACACCCGGAAGGACTCCGCGAACGTTAAGGCGGATTACGAGCGGGTCTACGCGTACTTTCCCAGGCTCAAGGACCGTCGCAAAGGGCTGGCAGGGTATCTTTCGGGCGGGGAGCAGCAGATGCTTGCGATCGGGCGCGCGCTCATGGCCCGGCCGAAGCTGATGCTCCTGGACGAGCCGTCGCTGGGGCTTTCCCCGCTGCTGGTCAAGGAGATCTTCGGGATCATCAAGGACATCAACGAAAAGGAAAAGACTACGATCCTCCTGGTGGAGCAGAACGCCCGGGTGGCGCTATCCATCTCCAGCTACGGCTACATCATGGAGAACGGGAAGGTCGTGCTCGACGGCGAAACGGAAAAGCTCGCCAACAACGAGGATGTCAAGGAATTCTACCTGGGGATGAACGAGGTCGGCGCGCGAAAGTCCTACCGCGAGGTCAAGCACTACAAGCGCCGCAAGCGCTGGCTTTCTTAATACCGGGGACGTTCTTAAACTTTTTGATCCACCTGTTTTTCGAGGAGTGATCGATGGTCGACCGGAAGCGCGGGTTCTACGACGAGGAGCAGGAGAAGATGTCCTCAAGGGAACGGGCGGGATTCTTGCGGCGCATCCTCCGGGAGACGGTTCAGTACGCCTACGAGAAGGCGCCCGCAGCACGAAGGAAGATGGACGAGGCAGGCGTCCACCCGAACGACATCCAGGACGTCGCAGACCTGGCGAAGATCCCCCTCACGCGGAAGGCCGACCTGAAGAACATCCAGAAAACGGAGCTGCCCTTCGGGGGACTGGCGGCAGTCCCGCCCCGCGGAATGCGCCGGATCTACGTCTCACCGGGCCCGACCTTCGACCCGGAAGGTCGGGAGGAGACCCACTGGCGGTGGGAGAAGGCGTTCGTAGCGGCGGGATTCCGCCAGGGCGACATCGTCCAGAACACCTTCATGTATCACTTTTCCCCAGCGGGCCTGATGTTCGACGAGGCGCTGATCCGGATCGGCTGCACGGTGATTCCCGCCGGCGTCGGGAACACCGAAATGCAGGTACAGGTCCTTCGGGACTTGTGCGTCTCCGGCTATGTCGGCACCCCCTCCTTCCTGA includes:
- a CDS encoding ABC transporter permease, translating into MQYLLQLVISGLVIGSIYSAVALGFTIIYKSTRVVNFAQGELLMVGAYVCFAFVVQMGVPFWAALLLTVLFGMVLALFVERLILRPMIGEPIISIIMVTIGLALVFRSIVSAVWGTEILVYEPKLFPQEMLTIAGLPVSLEFVWCFVLSLFLLAVFSVFFKYSKAGVAMRATAFSQQVAQSMGISVKQIFALSWIISAVVSGIGGVLIGNINGINSSLYHFGLKVFPATILGGLDSILGAALGGLIVGVLENLSDGFCKAYFDLSGVKEVAPYVFLVIILMIKPYGLFGTKEIERV
- a CDS encoding long-chain fatty acid--CoA ligase, encoding MKEVLARFDTFPKLLAHNAERFGNRKVAMREKEFGIWQEFTWKEYHDHVKYFSLGLVSLGLAPGDKVAIIGDNRPEWVWAEVAAQAAGAVPLGLYQDSTLKEVGYVIDHSDSTFVVAEDQEQVDKILDMKEQLPKVRYIVYTDPRGMRSYKEPFLLDFKEVENFGRELEQREPELYEKKVAASKLEDLALICYTSGTTGFPKGAMLSFRNLLTMAANLMEVDPKGEKDEFVSFLPLAWIGEQMMCLSSALLTGFTVNFPEKPETVQENIREVGPTIMFSPPRIWENMTSTVQVKVMDASRLKRAMYNWAVPVGYEYADTIFRKRTPSFGLLLRHRLAYYLVFRALKDRLGLLRIRTASTGGAALGPDVFKFFNAMGVNLKQIYGQTEISGISCIHREGDINFDSVGKPIPETEVTLSETGEILSRSPSVFLGYYKNPEETEKTLAGGWLHSGDAGYFTEDGHLIVIDRVKDVMHLNDGTRFSPQFIENKLKFSPYIKECVCLGNERDFIASMICIDYPNVGKWAENRRINYTTYTDLAGKPEVVDLIAKEIAKVNETLPATTRIRKFLLLYKELDADDDELTRTRKVRRAFVGDRYKHVIEEMYAGQTAIPIDAVIKYQDGKTSNIKTTLVVKDM
- a CDS encoding ABC transporter ATP-binding protein; this translates as MSGGLPIVLSDHLEGNPLPLLRIDEIHLSFGGVKAINGFSTGVEKGKIHAIIGPNGAGKTSIFNCISCVYKPQQGAIYFEGSKITGMHPDRIARLGIARTFQNIALFHHMTVLDNLMLGRHLFLKRGFFAGGIYLGPARTEEIENRKAVEDIVDFLEIENIRKKPVGTLAYGLRKRVELARALSLKPKLLLLDEPMAGMNLEEKEDMARFILDINEEWGVTILLIEHDLGVVMDISQRVSVLDFGVKISEGVPAEVAKDPHVIRAYIGEEDDFLRKLEER
- a CDS encoding ABC transporter ATP-binding protein translates to MLQVNNIEVIYSDVILVLKGLSLVVPKGQIVALLGANGAGKSTTLKAISGLLKSEEGEVTDGEILFEGEKINGRDPEEIVRRGVFQVMEGRRVFEDLSVGENLRCGAHTRKDSANVKADYERVYAYFPRLKDRRKGLAGYLSGGEQQMLAIGRALMARPKLMLLDEPSLGLSPLLVKEIFGIIKDINEKEKTTILLVEQNARVALSISSYGYIMENGKVVLDGETEKLANNEDVKEFYLGMNEVGARKSYREVKHYKRRKRWLS
- a CDS encoding ABC transporter substrate-binding protein, with protein sequence MGKNVIRVAALAACALFLMAGGTLAADIKVGHLADLTGPTSSVGNPYAKAVQDYKEYINSKGGINGKKIDMPMYDYAYDKNKAINQYKKYLEEKVVAVQGWGSGDTEALTGFLAQDKIPYLSASYSAHLTDINKAPYNFFIAADYTTQLRAGLKYIKDNWKEKRAPKVAFIYPNVPYGIAPIKGGKEYAKELGFEIVGDENVDLKAIEANSQMLSLKSKNADFAWIGGTTPSTAVVLKDAKKLGLKTKFFVNLWGNDEDLVKMAGDAADGLMGLQAASIYGENVPGMKLIKEITKGQHQNTHYIRGWVSMMVLCEALKIADKKGELNGPGVKAALETIKDYDTGGLTSKITFTPADHRPNMSAKIYEYEKGKMILKKTIELERKKEWLGL
- a CDS encoding ABC transporter permease gives rise to the protein MHYCGDYRTSYVKDVEIFQTPFVRVCMALFLVFLLVLPFLLKGEYQWILLQILIASIGAVGINILTGFTGQISLGQGAFLGVGAYTSAYITAKMGLSFWVGVPAAGIVTALCGMVFGIPSLRLKGLYLAIATLASQFILEWIFVRWEPVTGGSYGITIPRPTLAGFTFASDRSYYFLVLVIAVAMILFASNLMRTKTGRAFMAVRDHYISAEIMGISLYKYRLLSFGISSFYAGVAGALYGHSLKFVTSEQFNIEVSVVYLAMIIIGGLGSVLGSIYGAIFMILLPKVLSALTEVVQADLPSIARLAIAFEHGIFGLIIVLFLIFEPDGLAHRWKMVKAYWKLYPFSY